Below is a genomic region from Venturia canescens isolate UGA chromosome 1, ASM1945775v1, whole genome shotgun sequence.
aatagaatttgaaaaaaatgcaaaaattttcatagaaaTAAATTCATCAACGCTGCAATATGCGACGAAGGCAAATATCTTTGTTGCTCAAGTATGCAGATGGGCTACGAAGTGGTGATTGACCGTTATCATCTATCGCATATTTGTACCAAAGTGGTTGACCCAAATTTTCAACGACGGAAGTTCACACACGCCCTTCTTCTTCCCCTATCGTTATTGTTCAATTGCGAGCGAATGCTCGGCAGTGAGACGACGATAAACAACTGAGAATCGCCTCCGatctcatttcgaaaattgacgACTAGCTATCGATCACTGCAACGTTACGTCATCgtagattttaaaaaatacttaaATTTCAAGCAAGAATTAGAAAAAGAGTCTTTCTGAAATTTCTCTCAGGAAATACTCGAATTGTGGAGTTCTGAAACGAGCACTCTGCATACACGTGTCCTCCTTCGATGCCCCTTTATGAGAtatcaattgaaagaaaagaacCAATCCCGAGACCGAATGATTAGAATTGAGAGCAGCGAGGCTCGAACGGTAGGACACACTCCCCCACTCAATGGATTCCCTTAATGATGGACTAGATTGGATGCTCTTAAGAGCATCCAATCCAGTGAGTATCCCATGAACGCTACGCAGGAAAATACCGACGAAAAATGCCTAAAGTCTCTTCAGTATTTCGCGATACATTTATCGTGCAAACTCCGAGGATTTTTGGCACCTTTTATAGTTGGAGTAcgtacaaaaattattttttcaaagacatTCGTAACTGAGATGGTCGATAATGTGTATTGATATGAACACGATTTTTTACCCCTCGACAACCATCGACAGAATGTCGTTCCTACGACAAATATTCGGTGGAAATCGTGCAAGGTATTTACAAGTCTGTCTTCTCCTCCTGACTCACTCTCGTAGCCTCGCGGTAGCTTATTTAAATTGCAAACAACAAGCACGTATCCCTTCAGACTTCTAGGCATACGAGATACTGTCTGTCCATCTCGTAAACCGGTTTCCCTTGTGTACAAAGACCCATATACCAcgcatatgtatataattttgTAAAGGTAGTATATTCTAGTCGTGTATTCTCCTCCATAACGTACAATAGGCTTCGGCTGGTTTTATAAACAGTTggaatactaaaaaaaaaggaaacaatactgaccacttttttctcgatgatGCTCGACACGAAtcgtcagttttttttcttcgagttaAAGCGTTATAAATTAGTTGTGGAATATTCACAGAAATAATGATTTCCATTTCAAACAAAGTTTCCAATGGTTTCTCATCGACTTTTATTACCAGAAATAATATGCtgcttttcttttattttcacagcTTCGTTCGTCGCGAATTGGGCTCGATTCAGGCCTCGTGAaaacttttcatacttttttacattatgtacaatgaTTCTGTGTTTGCATAGCtggttttttcaattaaatattCCAAGTctcatgaataaataaataaataaataaataaataaataggaAATTGGTTTAAAATCGTAAGTGAGCGAATTATTCTGACGATCTCTCGACTCTGGTGCGATAATTTGATCACGAGTCTACGTGATTCGTTCGTACTTGTTGATCCCCATTTCCAGATTCCTCAGCTACGTAACGCTTGAATAAAGTAACGTAATCATTCCAGGTTTCCTCAtggatgaaaaatcttttgaccCGACAAATAAAGCCGGTGCAATCGTCGACAGACTTGGCCGAATGCTCCCTCGTCGTTTCGTACTTCTCGATTGCACTTGTCACAAAAGCAGTGAGAATATTTAGTCGTTCGAGCGCAGAATCCTCTGTGGAAAAGAACGGAAGGAACagattaacaaaaaaagtaaatatgaaaaaaattcaaataaatggaATCACTGAAAAATGCTTATGGCTCGAGTCAAGAAATAAAGGTAATCTAATAATTCAAAACAAAGCGCACTTGAAAACAGTGTCCGGCCGTCGTCCGAGTCATCAGAATCATCGTTGCTTTCAacttttttaacgatttcCAATTTCGGAATGAAAAGAAGGAGACAGATGAGAGCAATGAATTTAACAATCATCTTGAAAATGACGAGCTTCAGCAAAATCTTAGCCAGCGTGAAGGCATTCAGCTTAAGAGCGAATGGCCAACTGAAATCGATCGATGGCATCAGCGACGAGAGTTGTTGGGAAGGATTCTGAATAGCGAAGGGTGCTCCGTACGAGGATGAGGGCGGAGGTCCGTAAGctttgaaaataacgaaaagatCAAAAAACTTGTAAGTACGatgtgaaattaaaaaaaatatatattacgtAAGTCTTAAATCACGAACGGATTAGTGCTTAGTCACGAACTAATGAAGATCGTTAATAAATATTCTTTCATGGCATATTCACCACAAAAAACCACTAATTATACTTGTAACGATAACAAACATCCGAGAATCACAATGAAACTTCTGagcaggagaaaaaaaaacaaaaaatcattgattcTTGAAAACCTTGAACGAGAACTTGCACAAGGCATCGTATTGAATAATTGCAATGAATAGGTTACGTGTTAAAACTCTGTGCTCTTGTGCCCAGAACGAAGCTATGAAGAAATGAGCTGAGAATAATTCATGTGCATGGCAAACCAATGAAAGTTTAGCGAACACAACATTCATACCGAAGCATTACTCTCAAAATAAAACAGAACTCTAATGAAATTTCTAAAAcatcttcaaaaaaaaatttaaaaaaaaaaaaaacagttacaAAAAAACAACGGAAAACATGAAACACACAACGACTCGAAATTGCAGATGCCAATACGCTACCTCTCGCCTCACCTTGGTGGGGTGTTCCTGCCGGAGAATAACCAGTGTTGGGCGGCCCATAAGAATTGAATGGAGCGGTTGGAGCTTTGCTGTAGCTATGATTGGGCAAGCCGTAAATCTGGACTTGCGGGCTTGGTGAGCCATACGAAGTTTGCGGACTTGGTGAGCCATACGAAGTTTGCGGAGTTGGCGAGCCGTAAGTAATTTGCGGTGATCCGTGAAATccgttattattgttgttattgaAATTGGCCGACGATTGTATAGGCAACGAATAAGAATCACTGGGGGTTGGATAAAAAGGCTCGGGCGTTGGGCCACCGTAAGATATTCGAGCGATGTTCTTAGTCGTCGTTAAACGATTATTGACTTCCTGAGGCAAACTGTATGTCGAGCTTGAATCTTTCGGGCCGCCGTACTGCTCGTGGGGATGACGATAAACCGGACCCTCACTGTAATCGCGTCTTATCAGCTTTGGTATTTTCGGCTTCACGTCGACACTGATGACAGCCTCCCGCACATCTTTACTCGTCTGCGAGTGCTCAAAAGCGTCGAGATAACTGTCTCTCGGCGAAACTCTGACCCCTCGCCAATTCCGATCAGGCGAACTCTGCTTCAGAGAAGTCGACGCTTGCTTCTGAGGATACACGACCCGTGGAGcctgaaaatattattttgatcaTGTTCCAGCGAACGGCAAGGAGATTAGGCGAGTAATTAAACTGCTTTTAATCGTAACgccgaattttcttttcgtcttTCATCCTATGAAAACCACCGACCTTAATACTCTTATCTTTATCGGACTTGCttccttttcgttctgaatacaCTATCGCAACTTTCGACGTGCCGAGAATGATCGGCTGCTTGTCACTCTTCTCAATAATCGGGGATTTTGGTGGCGAGCTTTTGGAGCTTTCTTCAATAGCGTTCATATCCACACCGTCCGAGTCTCCTCGGGCTTCCACATCGAGGCTGGGTGAACTCGTAGACACTGCATTAGACTTGTCATTCGTGGAAATACCTTGGGCTATTTCTGCTGAATTTACGACCGTTGAAAAAAGCACAATCACCAAAATCCCACTGAAAAAATGTCTCATAATCGGTGAACCCATTTTCTTCGATACTGCTCGATCCTACCTGAAAATATTCTTCTATCAAACATCGGTATCGAGGTCGACGTAATTGAACGAGTTTACGAAAGGAAATCGAATAAATAGTAATGCTAACGAGAACACGCGAGGTGACTACGAAGTAATCAGGAGTAGCTTTACATCGGCATACCAAATGCCTCGAATCAACATCCCGCATAACAAGTGAATAACTGTCAACGCCCTTTTACAGTCCCGCGAGAATAGGTCGTTGCCCAGTCCCtctgacacattttcatacTTCCcatacacttcactttatcaCAATTGAGCCATaacatggaaaaaatgtttacgaaaGTGCAAATATCGATTGTGAGGCCAGGGTTTATTAAGAAATTCTAATTCACGTGAGAAAATTAGTGTAAACTGTTAAAAATTAAATAGTTTTTCAGACAGCATCGATTCTaggaaaacaatatttttcagatAGTCATCGAGTCACTCAAGAGCATTTATaggattttaaaaataatgaaaaataaaataaattgtatAAAGACCTTTTCGCAGGTAATATTAATCCAAATTCACGAAGTTTCAGTTCAACATTGACACTAAAAAACCCCACCGAAATCGTAGAACAAACGATCCTCCAAACcggaaaatattcttaaaactACAACACGACTTTTCGAGCCTCGAAcagtttggaaataaaaaaaaatcgtgtcaCGACTCAGGTTTTATATCGGGCTTCATTGGAGGGGCTCAGTGTCTTTTGTTTTAGTAGGTTACTGTTCCACGCGTCTTCCAACCATGCGTCGTTTCACCATTGTCACCCCTTCCACCTGTATCAAAAACGTTCAATTAATCACGGAACCATAAATCGATTCTCCCaaaattttatgtttatttttattcaaacattGAACTTATTCGATTGCACTTTACAATGAGGCCTGAGTTTGAACCGAGTGAGCTTGGAGTTCGAGCGGGAGTGCAACTTGAAAACAGCacgattcatttttcaattttaattccGGACTCGAGCTCAAGCtttatttcgaatttcaattttcccaaATTTTACTCCCGACATTCTTTCATCAAAACGAATTTCTTTTTGTCCAACCAAAACATCCAGTCTCATACAGCAAAATAATTTTGAGCAACGACACAATGATGATGTGTCCTGATGTGTTCGCGCACGAGAAATTAGCGTGATTCATAGTTAACGAAGCACAATCATCAGCCATCCAACGAAAGCAAATATTTCCTCGtccaaataatgaaatttagtTGATTGAACGAATGTTTTTCATTAGATCCGAGTCAGTCCATGACTCAACGCCGcggttaaatttttttaactcaaTCGTCttactgttgcagctaattgttcattaagcgaaaaaactttttttattaataatttctgaagggatgaattcaaagaaatcaGTTCGTAAAAAATCAGTTGAGCAACAAAGTGAAACTTGGTGCagtaaaatcggttaaaaaatacagattctttgaaaaatacctctGAAagtgtgtcatcatggaaatttgcatttgtcAATAAATGCTTTTGAAAAACTATCGTTTTTAgtatttttcacgttaataaaaatatatgcttTAATGCATATAACTACTAACAATacgtttaatcggtacgttaaactcgGTCTAAAAGCGCTTTGAAAACTTAGCACtcgtttgactagcatgcagtacagtagTCACCATAAGTTCAAGGTTGAATTTGACCACGAGTTCACGATCGGGAATCCAGAGCCTGATCATCGAGGgcaagtgaaagaaaaaaaataataaaaagaaaaatcgtcaTACGGAATGCGAAAGTGTTGAGGACGAATCAAAGTCTTTTAAGGTGCAGTCACATTATTATGTACTGTATGGTACGATAACGGGGCCTCCCGTATAAAAAGTACCATCGATATGGACTCCTCCGCGTGATTCTTCGATCCAGTGGCACACTTTGTAACAAGCGACAATTACCCACTCTTTGTCACAGTGTTTGCCACTGTTCGAATCCCGGCAAAAGCGTTATGTGCCAAATTACGATTTCTCGAAGGTGTCAACAATCTCGATCGTTCGGGGACAAGAAAATTTTCGGATTCGGAACGATTGATTGCAAATGAGAAACGTGGGTTGCATGTGGATTTTTCATTCCCGGCAAATATCGAAGCAATGCTCGCACAGCTTTGAATACCTCGCGCACCTCGAAAATCGATTCGAATAATATTAGCTTTGTTTGGCGTCTCTAGGCTACCGAATCCCGAGTCTATAATCTCGACGCTACACTACAAAATACGCCccattacaaaaaaatgtgcagTCTCGCATATGATGGATGAAATTCACAACTGAAAACGCAGAAAACGGAAGTGCCATCGAGTGCCAGAATTTTCTTCGCCGTGCTCGATCCCTCTGTGTGCCTTTTTCTGGGTGGTTTACGATCGAAACTTCACCGAAAAAATGACTCCGACTAACGTCGAAACGAGGTACTATGTTTGCTTAATATTGGCTCGGCCGTTTTTCACCTCAAATCCAAAATGAAAGTATCACAGGAATTATGATCAACTGCAATGTACGTGATGataaatttcacatttttttccaacgctCTCACCTTCTCTTACTGTGCTGAAAAATGCTCgttcaacaattttcaaaaacaaagATGGATCAAATTTGGAAATGTCAAGCATTTCATCGTTCTCAACAACGATGTTATCGTCATGGCTTCTGGCATCTACGTCATGTTCATTAATTTGAGGACAAGAGAGGAGAGAATTGAAAAGTTTGATAGTCCAGAAAGAGGCAAAGGGGCTTCATGTTTAGCTGCTCATCCAGTAAGattttcatctttcgagatAAAGATCGTATCTATGAGCGTACGTGAGAGCACGAAGATCCTCtaatttcgtcaattttttaagGTGGTTCCAATGTTTTCTAGCACCGAGAGACGCTCGTCcccaaaaatttcgattttcacgtACCCCGGAATACGAAAAGTGTCGAATTGTGTTCTCGAACGCGGATTCAACGGCTATTTGTCGTGCGCTTTTGCAGGATGCGAATATCTAGTGAGCCTTACGAGTTTTCCAGACTTTCGGATAATCGTTTGGTCATGGAGAACCGGAGAAATGTTGACTTCCATCGACACCACCATTTCCGATGATTCTCAGCGAATAACGTGAGTCGACACAAAACTAGTGAGTGCAGATGGGCGCCAATTcccttttttcccttttttcgcaTTTAGTTTTAATAAACTTTTATTCACCCAAGATTCTTGGAACTCGCGTTAAAGCGTTGAAAAGTAAATGCTGTTTATGAACAATAACGATTTCTCGTGCGTTGATTAACTCAAGTGATTGATGCACAGAAGCTCTCCGTGTTCGCCGTACCAAGTTTCGCAGCTGGGTGAGATATCGGGCAATCTAATAGTATACGAAATCAGCGTATGCTCGAGAATAGTAATGATATCTCCTTCTAATGGAAATTACACGTCAAAAGTAAACAGAATAGTATCCACATCGTGGTCGTCCGACGGTAATTTATTCGAGTGCGATGCAAATGGAAACGTTGTCTTGAATTCGAATGATGGCAAGAGACGTCATCTCATCGTTCAAGGAGACGAGAATCACGCGTTAGACTCGAAAAACGATCCTTTGATCGAAACCTTTAGATCGGGGATCGTTCTCGTCAATCGACAATCGGAAATAATTGTAAGTTCAACCAAACAAGTTTACTCTCTAAAATCCTTGGTGTCTCATGTTGACGTGTCTAATGATGAGCTTCGAATTGAGGagttttcgttaaattttcttcaagtttTACAGGAAACCAACGAGCTCCGAAAGGCGAATAAAGTCTGGAGCTCCTTGGAAATTCGTGTGGTCGATTCAAGCCCGTTCTCATCCGGTTTTCGTAACAAGGTCCtgtgaaaacgttttattttACTGTCACGAAGGCGAAATCATCGAATTGAGTTCAAACGAGGACGAAATTTCACCGAAAATAGAAACTATCGTGTGTCAAGGCTCGGAGTACAAGATTCTCACGCCTCTTAATCCGCGAGGGGAGCATATCGTCGCGATCGACCGATTCGATAGACTACACGTTCTCCACTCTCTTGCAGGACAATTGCTCTCGACTGTGTATTTAGGAACTTTCGGATCGGGTAAGAAGAAACTTAAGCTTGTCAGTGATCATCGCATCCAGCAATTGAAATAAACTGGGATTTTGAGGCTTCCTGAAAATCTTATGAATCCTCGGATCACGAATGCAAATTTAACATTAATTAATGAAACATTAAATTATTGCgaatttatgaatttattCATTCGATTGCAGTCAACTGCGCCGCATCCCATCCGAATTCGCCATTGATCGCGATCGGGACCACAACCGGAAAGTTCCTCGTAGTCAATCTGTCCGAAATCTCACAACCGACGATATGTGAAACGATCCATTTGGGGAGAGAAGCGTTAGGATTGCTGCGTTACTCCTGGTCCACGAGTTTGCTCGGAGTTTTAGATGTCAATCGAGCTAACTTGTTCGTGATCAgcgacgaaaaccatgaatattCGGTGCTGGGTTTATTGaactttgaaataaaaatagtagatTTATTGCTGTACGAGATCGACGACGAATCTCCAAAAATAGTGGTCCTCGCTACGACGAACGGAGCTCGGAATATCAGTAAAAACATCGTCATTTATTCTCTGGATACTTTGCAATTTGAAAAGGTTTGCTTGTGTGTCATAGAGTTGACACACATCCTCGATTCCTTGTCTTACGGTCGTCACAAAAATGAAATCATCGTCGTGCCTTATCTCACGAAACAATTACACTTTTTGCAATTTACGGTTCGTACATTAGGCGAAACAACTATTAAGGAAAAACTCACAAACTTATTGTCGAATGTTTGGCAATAGGACGACTTCGAAGAACTGACCTTGACCGAGGCTCTCGCCTCGAACCATCAACTGAGAAgtataaaaatcgatttgaacgACAACTTTGTTCTAACCTGCAGCTACGATGGCTTGATCATTCTGAGAAACAGAATAAACCCTCAGGAGGTTTTATCCATTTTCATGGCCCATCATCGACTGGAGGGTGGCGCTAAAGTTGCGATCATGTCCGTATGCGACAATAGCGTCGTCTCGTTGGGGAGAAATGGCGATCTCGTCGCAACGAAAATTCGGTACGTAGAAGaatagttgaaaaaagaaactcgAATTTGcctaatttgaaatattttgttctCACAGTCATTTAAAGTGTGTCGAAAAGGTCGCTGAACACAACTGTCCCCTGAAAACTGCGCAGTGGAAAGACAAGCTCGAGGACAATTTGACGTGGATCGAAGGGAAAATAATGCTCAATGTCCAAAAAGAACGAGAAGAATGTGTCGAAGAACGGAATTCGATTCTTGCAGATTTTTCGAAACTACGAGAGCGAGTAATTGTCCATTTGCAAAGAGCAACTATGACAGAAAGCGTTGAAGTAATCGAGAACCCCATTCATGGTTGGTTATTTTTGACAGCTGAAATCTCTTCTGGACGCGAACGAACGTGAATCCCCGGACGCTCGATTATCAATAGCTGATTTCGATCTGGACCGGGATCTGAGAGTGCAAAAAATCCAGGAAAACTCCGAGGCCGGGAAGAAGCTTGTCGAAAAATTGGAAGGCGAGATATTCCAGAGAAACGAAGTGTCGAAATATTTGCGCAAGTTGTGCTGGGATCCCATGGAAACTCAGGCTTGTAGTTTACTGTCGATAGATAAGAAAACGAAAGTCGACAATTTCGCGATCCCGCGATTAACGCtagatgagaaaaatcgacaaaagtGGAAGAATTTCATGGTTCACTTCGGTGGTTTCAACAGCGACGAGAGTGCCAGAAAAAATCCGACGTCCGAGCAGATTTCCATTGTGGGAACAACGACCGACAGATTTTTACCTGAAACATGCAACCAGTCGATAAATCAGATAAGAAAATGTCCCAGCTTCTTCGAGGGTATGATGGCGAGCATAAGTATCAGGCATAGAGAAAGGCAGCTCAAAATTCACTTCAACAAATTATTCGAAGAAATGCAATCGGTCAAAAACCACGAGCTAACAGTCGCAGCTTGCCGTCTCCAAGAAATCGAACATTGTGCGACggagttgaaaaatatgtttggAATAAATCCGTCCAGGGATCCGAGACTCTCGCAACCACTGTGGCATTATAGTGAAAAACCAGAAACCATAATGACTATTACGGATGAGGAGATATCGAAAGGAGAAGCTGCGACTTATCTGGAACGCGATAATCGTctggaaatgatgaagaaacaGCAagaagataatttgaaattgaatgacgCCTTTCGAGAAGA
It encodes:
- the LOC122410295 gene encoding cilia- and flagella-associated protein 43-like isoform X4 — encoded protein: MLTSIDTTISDDSQRITSSPCSPYQVSQLGEISGNLIVYEISVCSRIVMISPSNGNYTSKVNRIVSTSWSSDGNLFECDANGNVVLNSNDGKRRHLIVQGDENHALDSKNDPLIETFRSGIVLVNRQSEIIFYRKPTSSERRIKSGAPWKFVWSIQARSHPVFVTRSCENVLFYCHEGEIIELSSNEDEISPKIETIVCQGSEYKILTPLNPRGEHIVAIDRFDRLHVLHSLAGQLLSTVYLGTFGSVNCAASHPNSPLIAIGTTTGKFLVVNLSEISQPTICETIHLGREALGLLRYSWSTSLLGVLDVNRANLFVISDENHEYSVLGLLNFEIKIVDLLLYEIDDESPKIVVLATTNGARNISKNIVIYSLDTLQFEKVCLCVIELTHILDSLSYGRHKNEIIVVPYLTKQLHFLQFTDDFEELTLTEALASNHQLRSIKIDLNDNFVLTCSYDGLIILRNRINPQEVLSIFMAHHRLEGGAKVAIMSVCDNSVVSLGRNGDLVATKIRHLKCVEKVAEHNCPLKTAQWKDKLEDNLTWIEGKIMLNVQKEREECVEERNSILADFSKLRERLKSLLDANERESPDARLSIADFDLDRDLRVQKIQENSEAGKKLVEKLEGEIFQRNEVSKYLRKLCWDPMETQACSLLSIDKKTKVDNFAIPRLTLDEKNRQKWKNFMVHFGGFNSDESARKNPTSEQISIVGTTTDRFLPETCNQSINQIRKCPSFFEGMMASISIRHRERQLKIHFNKLFEEMQSVKNHELTVAACRLQEIEHCATELKNMFGINPSRDPRLSQPLWHYSEKPETIMTITDEEISKGEAATYLERDNRLEMMKKQQEDNLKLNDAFREEALETMMDGLLEVRWEDEIKKDPPKPSCLSSKDPWNYTEEEIAEMKMYHTKCEELRENREKYKKILQTKIVDVESALRQDFEDFDRKLEAFRLHRMKIESAILQETLTRLRESQRHSLRRRGIETLHFAHEELSTATKELKNMTATLMTLENVVTETRNRYENLLKRDKTLDAKFRGDFPDLKQPMVEHLLRHYRKRPKNVQLTCTSITYLTEVGKCIVNCEESEILPRDCLDFLRGMDSLDTMPNNLPVQIDTSHWNVLCKLRRAKVELETKLKICAVDLAEAEQTFGAHQKGCATMDSRVSQLKEALQEQEKKNQEILEDMEIQLVLKMGQVECKLSGDPRELRNAVLVPFSILENANTAIIQAGRKKLAAMKQTVEFRRSIIWQEWRHKCMQITLRDMREELKVLQGVKVTKEIQDYLKARDINTEKTMKTSDRVLESTKKRFNRILEERRKQFEDSVRKIALWKEKNKRSLDALEKTKLASFKISMAVHNEHRERETKHRRTKLKMIMKRTRLNKKVQENYNELLALQAQLELLRLKTYPTLRLKGLPREKGMMKKSA
- the LOC122410295 gene encoding cilia- and flagella-associated protein 43-like isoform X6 codes for the protein MTPTNVETRWIKFGNVKHFIVLNNDVIVMASGIYVMFINLRTREERIEKFDSPERGKGASCLAAHPVVPMFSSTERRSSPKISIFTYPGIRKVSNCVLERGFNGYLSCAFAGCEYLVSLTSFPDFRIIVWSWRTGEMLTSIDTTISDDSQRITSSPCSPYQVSQLGEISGNLIVYEISVCSRIVMISPSNGNYTSKVNRIVSTSWSSDGNLFECDANGNVVLNSNDGKRRHLIVQGDENHALDSKNDPLIETFRSGIVLVNRQSEIIFYRKPTSSERRIKSGAPWKFVWSIQARSHPVFVTRSCENVLFYCHEGEIIELSSNEDEISPKIETIVCQGSEYKILTPLNPRGEHIVAIDRFDRLHVLHSLAGQLLSTVYLGTFGSVNCAASHPNSPLIAIGTTTGKFLVVNLSEISQPTICETIHLGREALGLLRYSWSTSLLGVLDVNRANLFVISDENHEYSVLGLLNFEIKIVDLLLYEIDDESPKIVVLATTNGARNISKNIVIYSLDTLQFEKVCLCVIELTHILDSLSYGRHKNEIIVVPYLTKQLHFLQFTDDFEELTLTEALASNHQLRSIKIDLNDNFVLTCSYDGLIILRNRINPQEVLSIFMAHHRLEGGAKVAIMSVCDNSVVSLGRNGDLVATKIRHLKCVEKVAEHNCPLKTAQWKDKLEDNLTWIEGKIMLNVQKEREECVEERNSILADFSKLRERLKSLLDANERESPDARLSIADFDLDRDLRVQKIQENSEAGKKLVEKLEGEIFQRNEVSKYLRKLCWDPMETQACSLLSIDKKTKVDNFAIPRLTLDEKNRQKWKNFMVHFGGFNSDESARKNPTSEQISIVGTTTDRFLPETCNQSINQIRKCPSFFEGMMASISIRHRERQLKIHFNKLFEEMQSVKNHELTVAACRLQEIEHCATELKNMFGINPSRDPRLSQPLWHYSEKPETIMTITDEEISKGEAATYLERDNRLEMMKKQQEDNLKLNDAFREEALETMMDGLLEVRWEDEIKKDPPKPSCLSSKDPWNYTEEEIAEMKMYHTKCEELRENREKYKKILQTKIVDVESALRQDFEDFDRKLEAFRLHRMKIESAILQETLTRLRESQRHSLRRRGIETLHFAHEELSTATKELKNMTATLMTLENVVTETRNRYENLLKRDKTLDAKFRGDFPDLKQPMVEHLLRHYRKRPKNVQLTCTSITYLTEVGKCIVNCEESEILPRDCLDFLRGMDSLDTMPNNLPVQIDTSHWNVLCKLRRAKVELETKVS
- the LOC122410295 gene encoding cilia- and flagella-associated protein 43-like isoform X5, whose product is MISPSNGNYTSKVNRIVSTSWSSDGNLFECDANGNVVLNSNDGKRRHLIVQGDENHALDSKNDPLIETFRSGIVLVNRQSEIIFYRKPTSSERRIKSGAPWKFVWSIQARSHPVFVTRSCENVLFYCHEGEIIELSSNEDEISPKIETIVCQGSEYKILTPLNPRGEHIVAIDRFDRLHVLHSLAGQLLSTVYLGTFGSVNCAASHPNSPLIAIGTTTGKFLVVNLSEISQPTICETIHLGREALGLLRYSWSTSLLGVLDVNRANLFVISDENHEYSVLGLLNFEIKIVDLLLYEIDDESPKIVVLATTNGARNISKNIVIYSLDTLQFEKVCLCVIELTHILDSLSYGRHKNEIIVVPYLTKQLHFLQFTDDFEELTLTEALASNHQLRSIKIDLNDNFVLTCSYDGLIILRNRINPQEVLSIFMAHHRLEGGAKVAIMSVCDNSVVSLGRNGDLVATKIRHLKCVEKVAEHNCPLKTAQWKDKLEDNLTWIEGKIMLNVQKEREECVEERNSILADFSKLRERLKSLLDANERESPDARLSIADFDLDRDLRVQKIQENSEAGKKLVEKLEGEIFQRNEVSKYLRKLCWDPMETQACSLLSIDKKTKVDNFAIPRLTLDEKNRQKWKNFMVHFGGFNSDESARKNPTSEQISIVGTTTDRFLPETCNQSINQIRKCPSFFEGMMASISIRHRERQLKIHFNKLFEEMQSVKNHELTVAACRLQEIEHCATELKNMFGINPSRDPRLSQPLWHYSEKPETIMTITDEEISKGEAATYLERDNRLEMMKKQQEDNLKLNDAFREEALETMMDGLLEVRWEDEIKKDPPKPSCLSSKDPWNYTEEEIAEMKMYHTKCEELRENREKYKKILQTKIVDVESALRQDFEDFDRKLEAFRLHRMKIESAILQETLTRLRESQRHSLRRRGIETLHFAHEELSTATKELKNMTATLMTLENVVTETRNRYENLLKRDKTLDAKFRGDFPDLKQPMVEHLLRHYRKRPKNVQLTCTSITYLTEVGKCIVNCEESEILPRDCLDFLRGMDSLDTMPNNLPVQIDTSHWNVLCKLRRAKVELETKLKICAVDLAEAEQTFGAHQKGCATMDSRVSQLKEALQEQEKKNQEILEDMEIQLVLKMGQVECKLSGDPRELRNAVLVPFSILENANTAIIQAGRKKLAAMKQTVEFRRSIIWQEWRHKCMQITLRDMREELKVLQGVKVTKEIQDYLKARDINTEKTMKTSDRVLESTKKRFNRILEERRKQFEDSVRKIALWKEKNKRSLDALEKTKLASFKISMAVHNEHRERETKHRRTKLKMIMKRTRLNKKVQENYNELLALQAQLELLRLKTYPTLRLKGLPREKGMMKKSA